A portion of the Meriones unguiculatus strain TT.TT164.6M chromosome 14, Bangor_MerUng_6.1, whole genome shotgun sequence genome contains these proteins:
- the LOC132647067 gene encoding olfactory receptor 52L1 has translation MTLGSFHSSSSALLIMTLSNSSWRQPQAPFFLVGIPGLEESQHWIALPLGVLYFLALVGNVTIICIIWADSSLHQPMYLFLAMLAAIDLVLASSTAPKALTVLLAHAHEIGYIVCLTQMFFIHAFSSMESGILVAMALDRYVAICHPLRHSTILHPGIIGRIGTVVLVRGLVLLIPFPILLQKLVFCRATVISHAYCEHMAVVKLACSETTVNRAYGLSVALLVVGLDVLAIGISYALILQDVLKVPGGEARLKAFSTCGSHVCVILIFYVPGMFSFLTHRFGHHVPHHVHVLLATLYLLVPPALNPLVYGVKTRQIRQRVLRLFYTKASV, from the coding sequence ATGACTCTGGGGTCTTTCCACTCTTCTTCCTCTGCTCTGCTGATCATGACCCTCAGCAATTCCAGCTGGAGGCAACCTCAGGCCCCTTTCTTCCTAGTAGGGATTCCAGGCCTGGAGGAAAGCCAGCACTGGATAGCGTTGCCCCTGGGTGTCCTTTACTTCCTTGCTCTGGTGGGCAATGTGACTATTATCTGCATCATCTGGGCTGACTCATCCTTGCACCAACCCATGTACCTTTTTCTGGCCATGCTTGCTGCAATTGACCTGGTCTTGGCCTCCTCCACTGCACCCAAAGCCCTCACGGTGCTCCTGGCTCATGCCCATGAGATTGGGTACATTGTCTGCCTGACTCAGATGTTCTTCATTCACGCCTTCTCCTCCATGGAGTCAGGCATACTCGTGGCCATGGCCCTGGACCGCTATGTCGCCATCTGCCACCCACTGCGCCATTCCACCATCCTGCATCCAGGGATTATAGGGCGCATTGGGACGGTGGTGCTGGTACGCGGACTGGtcctcctcatccccttccccatcCTTTTGCAGAAGCTTGTCTTCTGCAGGGCCACTGTTATAAGCCATGCCTACTGTGAGCACATGGCCGTGGTAAAGCTGGCCTGTTCTGAGACCACAGTGAATCGAGCCTACGGGCTGTCAGTGGCTCTGCTGGTTGTTGGGCTTGATGTCCTGGCCATTGGCATTTCCTATGCCCTCATCCTCCAGGATGTGCTGAAGGTCCCAGGGGGCGAAGCCAGACTCAAGGCCTTCAGCACATGTGGGTCTCATGTTTGTGTCATTCTCATCTTCTACGTGCCTGGAATGTTCTCCTTCCTCACTCACCGCTTTGGCCACCATGTTCCCCATCATGTCCATGTTCTGCTGGCCACGCTCTATCTCCTTGTGCCACCTGCCCTCAATCCTCTTGTGTATGGGGTAAAGACTCGACAGATCCGTCAGCGCGTTCTCAGGCTGTTCTACACAAAAGCATCCGTTTGA